The DNA region AGGGCAGTTGATTGTTGAAGTTCGTTGTATATGAATGTAAAAGTTTAAAACCTTTTTATAGGCCTTTTTTATCATTAAACTAATTGAAGCAGTTTATATACTCTTGCTTTTCCTAGGGTTTACTCCataagaaaattttgcttatttGAGGTATGAATAACTCGACCGAAATCCAGTAATGACCCACCCGCTAATAACCACTAAATTTTGCCGAGCCCTTAACCCATTGAATCGACCCGTCCCATTAACCACCCCTAGTCGTAGTTTTTCATTTCATGTAAAAGGACAAGCTCAAAGGGATTTCCTTCTATGGCTGTTTGAGTAAACTCAAGGGGGCAGATAATGTAGTAGTTGCAGACTGAATTTGCTGAATTTGTCATGTATCATATCCTGAATTTgagcttgcatattgtttagtTTAGCTCATATATTTGACTATATCGGCTCTTCTGCAGGGCTCTAATACAAATGGCGGATGAAAGATCAGTGATTACTCGACAGGACGAGTTCATGCATCACGGTGTCCATTGTTCATATGGTGTCTATTCCCTATAGCTTCTTATGATAGTAGTTAGTATCATACTATATCTCATTGTAGCTCTAATGCTAGTTCAGGCATAGAAGTGAAATACTGGATcggtttttttataaattctgTAAAGAAAGTATGACCAAATTCGTCTCAACttgatatataaaattttaatattatatttttttatagtttttgttaAGTGTGAGGATCTTGCTTAccttaaaaatgataaaatgaaaataaataaagttagttATGCCATGACATGATTATAAAGCAATACAATATTGTAGTGATGTGAAAAGAATTAATCCAGTGACTGGCTAGTAGTAATTAGAAAGGCTTTCTTCAGCCAATACGTTTTCTGCAAGCATTAACTGCTTGAAAATGAAATACTGCCTTGTATGTGAagtcattaaattttttattttttttattttttgtaattaaaatgaTCATTCATTTGGGCACAAGTGCACAGTGCTACTTTCTGATATGTATTACTCATTCTTTCAACATTATAATAGTCTGGATAATCATATTTAgacttaattattattttgtgtcTAATAAAATTTTCTACAAATCATTTgttaatttgataatttgttGATTTATGAGTAAAAACAAAGAATTTTTTAGTTGAAGAATTTCATTACATTTTTACCTGCAAACAAGAAATACAACCACAAAAGAATTGCCTACCCATTCCATTCCTACCAAAATTCTACACAATATGCTCTACAACATTAACCTCACTTTTGTTTAGACTTTCGACACATCGCTGAGTAGCGGTCATTACTTGAAGTTGGGAGCAGCAAATTCAGCCACCAGCCATTTTGCGTTTTCACACATTCTTACGTAATCATATGGCCTTACCAAATCTAAGACATTCGCCCCAACAAAAGGCTAAGAAATCGAATAAATCCTATTCACGAATTTCATCCCATTAGAATTTTCTAGCGTTGCCCTAATTAAATCCCGATGATCCATCTTGGTTTGATCTGAATAATAGGCTGCTCCAGTTCACTGTCCGAGAAGGAACCTGGTCACTGTCCTCTCCACCAGACGGTTCATACCCATCACTGGTTGACCTTGACAATGGGATTTCGGGCAGTGCAACCGCACCGGCCAAAGATAAACTATTGATCCTTCTAGATTCTTCCGCACCAGAAGAAGATAGACGGAATGGATGCACGTCAGGAGAGCCTAAGCTGCTTTCAGGGGAGGAGCCGACCATGTTAGCGCCACTTGACATGGCCAAGCTAGTTCGGAAGGCACTTCTTGCTTCTAGCTGGAGAGGAGCCAAGTTAATGGAAGATGCTTTGGTGGTTTTAGTGGGTACATTCACGAGCTGTTCGAGGGGTAAATCTGAGGGCAGTCGGACCCGCTTACTGTTTCGCCTTCGATTGTGATCAATTTTAGACGCCATATGACGACCACTTCCAAAACTGCTGTCCCGTTCAAATTTAAGTGGGCCCTCGCGTCTGATCACAGGCTGCAGGATCTTCGACTTCTTCCTTGCCTCTGCAGCAGCCTTCGAAACCTCTTCAGCATTTAGACGTGCTAAAGTCCATGGGCTGATCTTTACAGCACCATTCTTTTTCTTGATTGGTTCCTCCAGTGCGGCTTTTTTACCGTAGGAACTTACTGATCCGGTGTCCGGAGGAACTACATCAAACTGAACACACGCAAACAACGCATATATTAACATGGTCACACTCGCAACTAATATCACATGATTCGTTAATTTTCCCGCGCATCAAAAAAGCGAATTACGGTCATTTTCGGGATATTTTTAGGCCATTTTCATTAAATcgcaaattcaaaaagcgaatcaGCCAGCGAACTATGTTACACTAGACTCACAATAAGACtgtaccaataggctacttggactcgggtacatgtccaagtgtcggatacgtctaaatatttattttacgcctaaaatggagtgtctaagtgtcataccgATGTCCAAGTATCAAGGAttggacacgggtacgtgaagcaaaatgaagagtccgagtaataTAATAGGCAAAAATGAATCATAAAATCTTACCTGGTCCTCAAGAAACAACCGCGGAGGTGTACACCATGCACCACGTCGAAAATTGTTGAAAGAACTAGCACTACTCAATCCAGTAAGTGAGCTAACTTGAGACATCTGAGGACTCTGTCCACCACCAAGTTCTTGTTGCTCCTGCTCTCTCAGAGCTACAATGTAGTCATATGTGGTAAGCCCCTGACACAAAAGCTCATAATTCAGACCATTTTCCATTTCTTTACCATcattagtttttaaaaatatgtttagcgcagtgtcacatgattcgctaatcacCTTGCGAATTTGCGAATCGAAAAAaacgaattatggtcggtttaaGGCTATTTTTAAACCATTTTGAGCGATTCGCGAATCTAAAAGGCGAATTAAcaagcgaattatgtttcactgatTTGGCAACTATGTTTTTACTGTGATATAATGCTTAGGGTTGTAACGAAAACTACAAATGGCATAATTTTAACATGACAAACACCGAGAACTCAAGAAAGTTGTCAAAGGCTGTCATTTGCAAGAGAACTGCCATGGTTACCTTCTTAATGAGGAGTATATGAAAGAAGAAAAGCTGAACGAGCGGTAGAGTCGCTATCATAGCCAAAATGGTGCACACGGACTGCAAAATTATCGAGTGATACAAATATAAAATAGGTCAGCATTACCACTTACAAAGTCCAAATATTCattcacaaaatcaaacatcggagttggtttgaatgtaaggaaAGAAATTAAGAGGATGAATGTGCACTGAGCCACTGACCACTACAATAATGAATGGCACCAAAGAGAAACTGCTTCCCAGCTTTGCAACAATCTCAGCACTGAATCTCGTTTTCTCGAGAAACGAGCATATCAAGACAAGAATCCCAGTTGACCATTGAAGAATTAGCTGCAATCTCAAACCCCAACATGCCATGCGTACACATGTCAATAATTGTGAAAATAAATGGTTGTTTTTTGACAAGGTTCTGGCTTTATAGACAGAATGTGGCCTAAGGTCCAATGTGATACTAACTTGAATGGAAATGCCAGACTCGGATAAAATGTCCATCAATGAAAGTTTGGTTcctttataaattataattacaaAAGTTTCAAAATTTACCCACTTCCTGTCCGTAATTGTTAAGATCCTAAGAAATCAATGATAGAACCCCTCGGAAATTGGTTAGGCAATTCTTAGAATTTTATTACTCAATGGCATGCTACTATAAATGTTCAGTAAGTTGGTTTTATGGGCCAAGTATATTAACTGTTGCAATCAAatgtcaatcggaaacaacctcttaATTAGCACGACAGTAAGTTGTGTACAACCAACACCAATTAACCCTATCTAGGCGTGAGCAACTTAGTGTTATGGGGGTAATGCCGTAATGCAATGTTGTTGGATTAGTTATCCTAAACATGAACACAAgcaatttgaaattaaaaaccCGACTAGTTCTAAAATTTTCATTCTAAGTCTAAAAAGGAAAGTAAATACTCAAGGGCACCAAACCTACCAATAGAAGAGCTACAACCATGAGGGTGAAAAACTTCCGGTAGTTCCTTTTACCTATACAGTTGTTGAGCCACTGCATGTCAAGAACGATAGCAATCAGGAAAAGTTTCTAAAGGCAACAAAGAATTCATATGCTGTAAAGCACAAGTACTAATACCCGGCAATGGTGATCAAAACGGTCCACACATTTATCGCAAACTCTACAATGCTTGCTGTACTTGAAAACCTGCTCCATAGACATCAATTGAACCACTAAACGACTAAGTAAACACATAAACACATAAATGAAAATGCAAAACCTTAATAGATTCACGGGATCACACTTTATACTTGCTACTGATAGTGGCATTTTCTCAAACAACATGTCACAATCGGGTGcgagtatttcaaaacggagGACATAGATTGCAGCTTACGCGTAAAAGTATAAGTAGGTGTTTGAAGATACCTCAACTTCACATAAACTACAATAGAACATTCCATCTTCACTTGTTTGCCGTTCTAAAGAATCTTTTGATGAACTCATGCAGTTGTAGAGAAATATACAAGGAAAAAACAATACTCCCGAAATGCACGAACAAATTGATGTTTTAGCCGTTTGTTCTTGATGAACGCCCACATCATCCAAGTTAGCATTTGTACTCATAACATCTCCATCCTGAGGTTTGCCCCCATTCTCACTAGCCTTCGTAAATTTCTTAGATGAAGCAGACCCCCCACCTAGTTTTGAATCCTTTGCTTTAGTATGTTCTTTGCAAGAAGTTTTAAGGTATTTCTTAGACTTGAAAACTCCCGAGTCTGCTGGGTCCGATGCTGCACACCAGATATATAGTCCAAAGGCACTTAATATCTGAAAAAATACAAAGATACATTATCAGTATATTCCTTCTCAAGTACAGCTTATACAAAAAATTAGTTAGCAGCATGTTAGAAATCAGACAAGACAAGACTAATGTTATTTCTCTTTGATAGCATTGTATCTATACAGTGTTGCCAAATTATGTACTTTATCATGGCACTGAATTGGTGTGCATCAAAACACATTTGTAAATGAACATATtgagggtgtttggcaaacggCTGATAACTGGTAGTTGACAGTTGATTATAGTGGCTGATTTAACCAGCTAGTTCACCAAACACTAGTATTAGCTGGTTTAGCCATCTAACCCAAGGtaaaattgctcaataagcTAATTTGTCAAGCACTCGCATTCACATTTAATTCAGTCTCAAATGTTAACACTGTTGGAAATActaaaatacttcacatgtgaacTCGCATATAATGATGGGTGGATAATCCTCCtaataccatatggttttgagaaAGAGTGAACATCATCAAGTGTATATGCAAATCAACGCTCATTACACGTAGGTTTGGAGACGGGTACCCAATGGGTGGGCCTAACAAACACAAAGTCAGTCCATTGCATTAGATTTGAAACTAACATATAATCTCTTTCAACAAATGAAAAATTCATAGTAATACCTACCAATAACATCAAATAGGTATATGAAAATATTGCAAGAACAAAAAGTAACAAAAAGACAAATGTACATCTTCCCTTATCAAATGACCTTGATGCTCTTAAATGAGTAGTAACAAAAAGGAAACCCAaaactttcaaaattaaaaCCCAGAATGGGAAATTGATCCATTTGTGGGAAAATTGAATAGAATCaaagaacaaaaagaaccagaattagaatcaaaacaaatacTCCATATAAAACCCAGATCTCAACTTTTTCAAGGcatattaaaatcaaaagacAAGGAATTTAATGAAAGAAATATCCATAGAAGTAAAAACTCACAAGAGGAGTATAAACCCCCATTATAATATACTGGTAAAGTTTCTTCCCAACAAATGGAGCAAAGAAAACATAAAATGCAAAACCCAGTGCTAAAAACACAGCTACAGCTACAACCTGCAACCAAATTACACAATCATTAAGATTACGAAgataaattattcaaatttcaacacaaaattgCAAATAGTAAGAAGGAAAGAGATAGAACAAGTACTTGTAATGGGTGGTAAGGAAGTTGCCATCCATGCTTCCTCATTTTTACTCACTACAATgcccaaattttaaaattactatAATGGGGAATAAGAATTTAGGctgaaaatagaagaaaaagttccaagtttggattttttttaaaaaattcttttgGGGAAAGAATTATAAGGTTTTACTTTCCCAAATGTCGAGGAAAAGATGAGTTTGGATCCAAGAaaagatttttcattttttaatgtagGGAAGGAGAAATGGAAGTGTAAGAAAGGATGAAAAAAAGATGAGGGAAATGTGGGTATGGAAGATATGTGTATGGATTGAAAAGGGTCACTAAAATCATAATTGAAAGAAGCTTtaatggaggagagagaaagagagtaaGGATGAaaattggttttgttgttatttcttGTGTCTTGTGTCTTGTGTCTTGTGAAGTTCTTTGAGAATGAGGTATTGTTGGATTTTGAGATCTGAG from Amaranthus tricolor cultivar Red isolate AtriRed21 chromosome 3, ASM2621246v1, whole genome shotgun sequence includes:
- the LOC130809136 gene encoding probable protein S-acyltransferase 22, translating into MRKHGWQLPYHPLQVVAVAVFLALGFAFYVFFAPFVGKKLYQYIIMGVYTPLILSAFGLYIWCAASDPADSGVFKSKKYLKTSCKEHTKAKDSKLGGGSASSKKFTKASENGGKPQDGDVMSTNANLDDVGVHQEQTAKTSICSCISGVLFFPCIFLYNCMSSSKDSLERQTSEDGMFYCSLCEVEVFKYSKHCRVCDKCVDRFDHHCRWLNNCIGKRNYRKFFTLMVVALLLLILQWSTGILVLICSFLEKTRFSAEIVAKLGSSFSLVPFIIVVSVCTILAMIATLPLVQLFFFHILLIKKGLTTYDYIVALREQEQQELGGGQSPQMSQVSSLTGLSSASSFNNFRRGAWCTPPRLFLEDQFDVVPPDTGSVSSYGKKAALEEPIKKKNGAVKISPWTLARLNAEEVSKAAAEARKKSKILQPVIRREGPLKFERDSSFGSGRHMASKIDHNRRRNSKRVRLPSDLPLEQLVNVPTKTTKASSINLAPLQLEARSAFRTSLAMSSGANMVGSSPESSLGSPDVHPFRLSSSGAEESRRINSLSLAGAVALPEIPLSRSTSDGYEPSGGEDSDQVPSRTVNWSSLLFRSNQDGSSGFN